A genomic region of Pseudoxanthomonas suwonensis contains the following coding sequences:
- a CDS encoding asparaginase domain-containing protein, protein MEELLIVTTGGTIDKIYFDDKSDYQIGEPQIGTILRELGVSFRFSVIPILRKDSLHITDEDRELVRATIAAQPTRHVLVTHGTDSMVQTGLVLKSIADKTIVMTGALSPARFRGSDAEFNIGCAIGAVQSLPHGVYIAMNGLVWDPAKVRKNVAANRFEAV, encoded by the coding sequence ATGGAAGAACTGCTGATCGTCACCACCGGCGGCACCATCGACAAGATCTACTTCGACGACAAGTCCGACTACCAGATCGGCGAGCCGCAGATCGGCACGATCCTGCGCGAGCTGGGCGTGAGCTTCCGCTTCAGCGTGATCCCGATCCTGCGCAAGGACTCGCTGCACATCACCGACGAGGACCGCGAGCTGGTCCGCGCCACCATCGCCGCCCAGCCGACCCGCCACGTGCTGGTCACCCATGGCACCGACAGCATGGTCCAGACCGGCCTGGTGCTGAAGTCGATCGCGGACAAGACCATCGTCATGACCGGCGCGCTGAGCCCGGCGCGGTTCCGTGGTTCGGACGCCGAGTTCAACATCGGCTGCGCGATCGGCGCGGTGCAGTCGCTGCCGCACGGCGTGTACATCGCCATGAACGGGCTGGTCTGGGATCCGGCGAAGGTGCGCAAGAATGTGGCGGCGAACCGGTTCGAAGCGGTCTGA
- the sufT gene encoding putative Fe-S cluster assembly protein SufT, producing the protein MYSRSSEPVRFERDCAAVMVPQGEAVTLPAGSVGYITQGLGGSYTVFVEGNLFRIAGKDADAIGKEPPPELELPAGAGDEEVEAMVWRQLRTCFDPEIPFNIVDLGLVYEASLKPCEDGRRMVEVKMTLTAPGCGMGEILVDDVRSKLEQIPTIAEADVELVFDPPWGRHMMSEAARLETGMF; encoded by the coding sequence ATGTACTCCCGCAGCAGTGAACCCGTCCGTTTCGAGCGCGACTGCGCCGCCGTCATGGTGCCGCAGGGCGAGGCCGTGACCCTGCCGGCCGGCAGCGTCGGCTACATCACCCAGGGCCTGGGCGGCAGTTACACGGTGTTCGTCGAGGGCAACCTGTTCCGGATCGCCGGCAAGGACGCGGACGCGATCGGCAAGGAGCCGCCGCCGGAGCTGGAGTTGCCGGCCGGTGCCGGCGACGAGGAAGTCGAGGCGATGGTCTGGCGCCAGCTGCGCACCTGCTTCGACCCGGAGATCCCGTTCAACATCGTCGATCTGGGGCTGGTGTACGAGGCCAGCCTCAAGCCGTGCGAGGACGGCCGGCGTATGGTCGAGGTGAAGATGACCCTGACCGCGCCCGGTTGCGGCATGGGCGAGATCCTGGTCGACGACGTGCGCAGCAAGCTCGAGCAGATCCCGACCATCGCCGAGGCCGATGTGGAGCTGGTGTTCGACCCGCCGTGGGGCCGGCACATGATGTCCGAGGCCGCGCGGCTGGAAACCGGGATGTTCTGA
- a CDS encoding NAD(P)(+) transhydrogenase (Re/Si-specific) subunit beta: MSGGEFDFRTWLVGVSYLVAATLFLLGLQRMASPATARSGIHWAGWGMLIATAATFLLPGLHNMPLIVTALVLGTVTAWISGKKVAITDMPQMVALYNGMGGGSAAAIGAVELLRFSALAHGDVLPLDGAGTHPGTVVLTLALLGSAIGAVALSGSIIAWAKLDGRLDRRVVFPGQQAFNLLVAVAMVVLGVWAGVTLEMWAIAAFFVVALALGVLMTLPIGGADMPVVISLYNAFTGLAVAFEGYVLGNEALIIAGMMVGAAGILLTRLMAKAMNRPITGVLFGSFGGGGQAQEISGSQKPIEAGDVAAMMAYAERVVIVPGYGLAVAQAQHKIWELAQRLIDRGVKVKFAIHPVAGRMPGHMNVLLAEAGVPYDLIADMDDINPEFPNTDVSLVIGANDVVNPVAKTDPASPIYGMPILDVVESKNAIVIKRGKGTGFAGIENALFYADNTRMLYGDGAEMASALVSELKALDGGGH, translated from the coding sequence ATGAGCGGCGGCGAATTCGACTTCCGCACCTGGCTGGTCGGGGTCAGCTACCTGGTCGCGGCGACCCTGTTCCTGCTCGGCCTGCAGCGCATGGCCTCGCCGGCCACCGCGCGCAGCGGCATCCACTGGGCCGGCTGGGGCATGCTGATCGCCACCGCGGCGACCTTCCTGCTGCCGGGCCTGCACAACATGCCGCTGATCGTCACCGCGCTGGTGCTGGGCACGGTCACCGCCTGGATCTCCGGCAAGAAGGTGGCCATCACCGACATGCCGCAGATGGTGGCGCTGTACAACGGCATGGGCGGCGGTTCGGCCGCGGCGATCGGCGCGGTGGAACTGTTGCGCTTCTCGGCGCTGGCGCACGGCGATGTGCTGCCGCTCGATGGCGCGGGCACGCACCCGGGCACGGTGGTGCTGACCCTGGCGCTGCTGGGTTCGGCGATCGGCGCGGTGGCGCTGTCCGGCTCGATCATCGCCTGGGCCAAACTCGACGGGCGCCTGGACCGGCGCGTGGTGTTCCCCGGCCAGCAGGCCTTCAACCTGCTGGTGGCGGTGGCCATGGTGGTGCTGGGCGTGTGGGCCGGTGTGACCCTGGAGATGTGGGCGATCGCCGCGTTCTTCGTCGTCGCCCTGGCGCTGGGCGTGCTGATGACCCTGCCCATCGGCGGCGCCGACATGCCGGTGGTGATCTCGCTGTACAACGCCTTCACCGGACTGGCGGTGGCATTCGAAGGCTACGTGCTGGGCAACGAGGCGCTGATCATCGCCGGCATGATGGTCGGCGCGGCCGGCATCCTGCTCACCCGGCTGATGGCCAAGGCGATGAACCGGCCGATCACCGGCGTGCTGTTCGGCAGCTTCGGCGGCGGCGGCCAGGCGCAGGAGATCAGCGGTTCGCAGAAGCCGATCGAGGCCGGCGACGTGGCGGCGATGATGGCCTACGCCGAGCGCGTGGTGATCGTGCCCGGCTACGGCCTGGCCGTGGCCCAGGCCCAGCACAAGATCTGGGAACTGGCGCAGCGGCTGATCGACCGCGGCGTGAAGGTCAAGTTCGCGATCCATCCGGTCGCCGGGCGCATGCCCGGGCACATGAACGTGTTGCTGGCCGAGGCCGGCGTGCCCTACGACCTGATTGCCGACATGGACGACATCAATCCGGAGTTCCCGAACACCGACGTGTCGCTGGTGATCGGTGCCAACGACGTGGTCAACCCGGTGGCCAAGACCGATCCCGCATCGCCGATCTACGGCATGCCGATCCTGGACGTGGTCGAGTCGAAGAACGCGATCGTGATCAAGCGCGGCAAGGGCACGGGTTTCGCCGGCATCGAGAACGCGCTGTTCTACGCCGACAATACCCGCATGCTGTACGGCGACGGCGCCGAGATGGCCAGCGCCCTGGTCAGCGAGCTCAAGGCGCTGGACGGTGGCGGGCACTGA
- a CDS encoding NAD(P) transhydrogenase subunit alpha, translating into MNDGFVALYIFMLAAIAGHVIISRVPVILHTPLMSGSNFIHGIVLIGAMVVLGHADTTLEKAIGFIAVVLGAGNAAGGYVVTERMLEMFKSSKKPERKA; encoded by the coding sequence ATGAACGACGGTTTCGTTGCGCTGTACATCTTCATGCTGGCGGCGATCGCCGGCCACGTGATCATCTCGCGGGTGCCGGTGATCCTGCACACGCCGCTGATGTCAGGCTCCAACTTCATCCACGGCATCGTCCTGATCGGTGCAATGGTCGTGCTCGGCCACGCCGACACCACCCTGGAGAAGGCGATCGGTTTCATCGCCGTGGTCCTGGGCGCGGGCAACGCGGCCGGCGGCTACGTGGTCACCGAGCGCATGCTGGAGATGTTCAAGTCGTCGAAGAAGCCGGAGCGCAAGGCATGA
- a CDS encoding RNA polymerase sigma factor, which produces MLVTTPLDPGWETQATPVWASLDAFLAEVGPRAFRFAEAGLRHRDDALDAVQDAMMKMLAYRERPAGEWTPLFWSILRRRIIDLQRRARFRLRWLRPAGDMVDADDASIDWADPGVGPAQAHEQREAYARLVQALRALPARQREAFTLRVFEELDVATTARAMGCSEGSVKTHLSRARQALQSQLEDVR; this is translated from the coding sequence GTGCTGGTGACCACGCCCCTCGATCCCGGCTGGGAGACGCAGGCGACGCCCGTCTGGGCGTCGCTGGACGCGTTCCTGGCCGAGGTCGGGCCGCGCGCGTTCCGCTTCGCCGAGGCCGGCCTGCGCCACCGCGACGACGCCCTGGACGCGGTCCAGGACGCGATGATGAAGATGCTGGCCTACCGCGAGCGCCCGGCCGGCGAGTGGACGCCGCTGTTCTGGAGCATCCTGCGCCGCCGGATCATCGACCTGCAGCGGCGCGCGCGCTTCCGCCTGCGCTGGCTGCGTCCAGCCGGCGACATGGTGGACGCCGACGACGCCAGCATCGACTGGGCCGACCCGGGCGTGGGTCCGGCCCAGGCCCACGAGCAGCGCGAAGCCTACGCGCGCCTGGTCCAGGCGCTGCGCGCGCTGCCGGCCCGGCAGCGTGAGGCGTTCACCCTGCGCGTGTTCGAGGAGCTGGACGTGGCCACCACCGCGCGGGCGATGGGCTGTTCGGAAGGCTCGGTGAAGACCCACCTGTCGCGTGCGCGGCAGGCACTGCAATCGCAACTGGAGGACGTCCGATGA
- a CDS encoding DUF3106 domain-containing protein, with protein MKSLRIAICLFALALPALATAQATPPAKQETAPATAPLPAWEQLSAEQRETLIAPVRERWNDSPQERGRMLEHARRWKSMPPEERERARRGMHRFEQMSPEQKQQARAIFEQTRDMTPEQRQAFRERWKKMSPEQRQQWLHEHPAPAQP; from the coding sequence ATGAAGTCCCTCCGCATCGCCATCTGCCTGTTCGCGCTCGCGCTGCCCGCGCTGGCCACGGCGCAGGCCACGCCGCCCGCGAAGCAGGAAACGGCGCCGGCCACCGCCCCGCTGCCCGCCTGGGAACAGCTCAGCGCCGAGCAGCGCGAGACCTTGATCGCGCCGGTGCGCGAGCGCTGGAACGATTCGCCGCAGGAGCGCGGGCGCATGCTCGAGCACGCGCGCCGCTGGAAGTCGATGCCGCCGGAGGAGCGCGAGCGCGCCCGCCGCGGCATGCACCGCTTCGAGCAGATGAGCCCGGAGCAGAAGCAGCAGGCGCGCGCCATCTTCGAGCAGACCCGGGACATGACCCCGGAGCAGCGCCAGGCGTTCCGCGAGCGCTGGAAGAAGATGAGCCCCGAGCAGCGCCAGCAGTGGCTGCACGAGCATCCCGCACCGGCGCAGCCCTAG
- a CDS encoding NAD(P) transhydrogenase subunit alpha, which produces MAVEVLVLREAAAGEKRVAATPETVKKLLAAGARVQVEPGAGLAAGITDQAYLDAGAQAAGAAARAAAELVLCVQPPPAEAIAGLRQGATLVGVLQPQADEARAAALQARGIRAFPLERLPRTTRAQAMDVLSSQAGMAGYKAVLIAAQLAPRFFPMLTTAAGTIRPSKVLIVGAGVAGLQAIATARRLGAQVEGFDVRPETREQIESLGGKFLDLGVSAAGEGGYARQLTDEERAEQQRRLADHLKGIDVVVCTAAVPGRPAPKIVTAAMVAGMKPGSVIVDLAAETGGNCEATRPGETVEQGGVTVAGPLNLASMGAVHASEMYARNVYNFVALFLKDGALAFDWNDELLAKTAWPAAPEVAAAEAG; this is translated from the coding sequence ATGGCGGTGGAAGTGCTGGTGCTGAGGGAAGCCGCGGCGGGCGAGAAGCGCGTGGCGGCCACGCCGGAAACGGTGAAGAAGCTGCTCGCCGCCGGTGCGCGGGTGCAGGTCGAGCCAGGTGCAGGCCTGGCCGCGGGAATCACCGACCAGGCCTATCTCGATGCCGGCGCGCAGGCCGCTGGCGCGGCCGCGCGTGCCGCCGCCGAGCTGGTGCTGTGCGTGCAGCCGCCGCCGGCCGAGGCGATCGCCGGGCTCAGGCAGGGCGCGACCCTGGTCGGCGTGCTGCAACCGCAGGCCGACGAGGCGCGTGCCGCGGCGCTGCAGGCGCGCGGCATCCGCGCCTTCCCGCTGGAGCGGCTGCCGCGCACTACGCGCGCGCAGGCGATGGACGTGCTCAGCTCGCAGGCCGGCATGGCAGGCTACAAGGCGGTACTGATTGCCGCGCAGCTGGCGCCGCGCTTCTTCCCGATGCTCACCACCGCGGCCGGCACGATCCGGCCGTCGAAGGTGCTGATCGTTGGCGCCGGCGTGGCGGGACTGCAGGCGATCGCCACCGCGCGCCGGCTCGGCGCGCAGGTAGAGGGCTTCGACGTGCGCCCGGAGACGCGCGAGCAGATCGAATCGCTCGGCGGCAAGTTCCTCGACCTGGGCGTGAGCGCGGCCGGCGAAGGCGGCTACGCGCGCCAGCTCACCGACGAGGAGCGCGCCGAACAGCAGCGCCGGCTCGCAGACCATCTGAAGGGCATCGACGTGGTGGTCTGCACCGCGGCGGTGCCGGGTCGCCCGGCACCGAAGATCGTGACCGCGGCGATGGTCGCCGGGATGAAGCCCGGCAGCGTGATCGTGGACCTGGCCGCCGAGACCGGCGGCAACTGCGAGGCGACCCGCCCGGGCGAAACGGTGGAGCAGGGCGGGGTGACCGTCGCCGGTCCGCTCAACCTGGCCAGCATGGGCGCGGTGCACGCCAGCGAGATGTACGCGCGCAACGTGTACAACTTCGTCGCGCTGTTCCTGAAGGACGGCGCGCTGGCCTTCGACTGGAACGACGAGCTGCTGGCGAAGACGGCGTGGCCGGCAGCGCCGGAGGTTGCGGCTGCCGAGGCGGGTTGA